A portion of the Magnolia sinica isolate HGM2019 chromosome 17, MsV1, whole genome shotgun sequence genome contains these proteins:
- the LOC131230762 gene encoding pentatricopeptide repeat-containing protein At5g14770, mitochondrial, with amino-acid sequence MRSPLKIIKNLTHPVARPPHPLFLSSTPNPPQDPKPQIPFVPIPSPPNPHPTSPTIPPSKAHLYSSFFSTLIQLYLTCKRFSDASNAFNQMRNHSLIPNLRSWNQILYAFNAAGLIEQVPIIYSELLSCSIKPNIFTHNVVIHAFCKMGSLKMALELLRTVETDEVSYNTIIWGFCNEGNVESGFGFLSEMVKRGVQVDAVSFNTLIHGFCQKGLLEKAEMMMEMLVSGGIGVDVVGFNTLIDGYCEFGMVGPMVELIERMRMEGVQPDIVSYNSLINGFCKIGEFGKAKDLMDEILGLRRDVCGSNIKDLDLEPNAITHTTFISGYCRKDGLEEAFSLYEEMVRSGILPDVVTYSCLIAGLCKNGKLAEGEMLFREMEKMGVCPNHVSYATLIDSFFKARRVKGPSVLLGEIVVRGIAFDLVLCTALMDGLFKAGKVDEAERMFRTMSKLGLVPNHVSYSALIDGRCKVGDMRGAELALQEMEREIGGGNVVTYSSIMNGYARKGMLVEATNVMENMIGKNVHPNVFTYGILVDGYFKAGKVEAAFDIYKEMRRKGLEPNNFILDALVNGLRKHGRMDEAESLFKDMIGGGLLPDRVNYTSLMDGLFKAGNTSGAFKIGQEMMEKNLAPDVVSYNVFINCLCKMGKHDEAWSFYTEMKDLGLDPDQATYNTMIVSHCKEGKMDRALELFNAMKVNGLMPNIITYNSLLGGLCEVRNMQMVIDLMNEMANLGFCPNNATHGIVLRACSKMDRVDIILQIHERLLATGLKPDLTVYNTLIRILCSHGMTWKATCVLKEMSRRGISANTITYNAFIHGYCMSGHLKWAFASYSKMVLEGVTPNLTTYNTMLNGLMTAGLMREADELIDEMKRRGFVPDAVTYGLMVAGHAKKSNKKESIRLYCEMVRKGFIPKVGIYNALIADFAKVGTMDQAREFLNEMQRRGVMPNSSTYDILISGWCKLSNGAEVKRLLKEMNEKGFVPCESTLGCISNIFAKPGKKKYARRLLGRLYKNLE; translated from the coding sequence ATGAGAAGTCctctcaaaataataaaaaatctcacCCACCCCGTTGCTAGACCACCCCACCCTCTGTTTCTCTCCTCAACCCCCAACCCCCCACAAGACCCAAAGCCCCAAATTCCATTTGTACCCATCCCTTCTCCTCCAAATCCCCATCCCACCTCTCCCACAATCCCACCCTCAAAAGCCCATCTCTACTCCTCCTTCTTCTCCACTCTCATACAACTCTATCTCACCTGCAAGAGATTCTCAGATGCTTCAAATGCATTCAATCAGATGAGAAATCACAGCTTGATTCCAAACCTCCGATCATGGAATCAGATTCTGTATGCATTCAACGCTGCAGGATTGATTGAACAGGTACCAATTATCTACTCTGAATTGCTTTCTTGTAgcataaaaccaaacattttcaccCACAATGTCGTAATTCATGCTTTCTGCAAAATGGGTAGCTTGAAAATGGCCTTAGAATTGCTTAGAACGGTTGAAACCGACGAGGTCAGCTATAACACTATCATTTGGGGGTTTTGCAATGAAGGGAATGTTGAATCGGGATTTGGGTTTTTGTCGGAAATGGTCAAGAGGGGTGTTCAGGTCGATGCAGTTAGCTTCAATACTCTGATTCATGGATTTTGCCAAAAAGGGTTGTTGGAGAAGGCAGAAATGATGATGGAGATGTTGGTTAGTGGGGGGATCGGTGTAGATGTCGTTGGATTCAATACATTGATCGATGGGTATTGTGAATttgggatggtggggcccatggttgagtTGATAGAGAGGATGAGGATGGAGGGTGTGCAGCCGGATATCGTTAGTTACAATAGTTTGATTAATGGGTTTTGTAAGATTGGGGAATTTGGTAAGGCGAAAGATCTAATGGACGAGATTCTGGGTCTCAGGAGGGATGTTTGTGGGTCGAATAtcaaagatttggatttggagcCGAATGCGATAACACACACGACTTTTATAAGTGGGTATTGTAGAAAGGACGGGCTCGAGGAAGCTTTTTCGTTATATGAGGAGATGGTTAGGAGTGGGATCTTGCCTGATGTTGTTACCTACAGTTGTTTGATTGCGGGCCTTTGCAAGAATGGGAAGCTTGCTGAAGGGGAGATGCTTTTTAGGGAGATGGAGAAGATGGGTGTGTGTCCTAACCATGTGTCATATGCTACTCTGATCGATTCGTTCTTCAAGGCCAGGAGAGTGAAGGGGCCGTCTGTTCTTCTGGGTGAAATAGTTGTTCGGGGGATTGCGTTTGATTTGGTTTTGTGCACTGCTTTGATGGATGGGCTTTTCAAGGCAGGGAAGGTGGATGAAGCGGAGCGCATGTTTCGGACAATGTCAAAGCTCGGCCTCGTTCCGAATCATGTTTCATATTCTGCATTGATTGATGGGCGGTGCAAGGTAGGAGATATGAGGGGGGCGGAGTTGGCACTGCAAGAGATGGAGAGGGAAATTGGAGGCGGAAATGTTGTCACGTACTCTTCTATCATGAATGGGTATGCACGGAAAGGAATGCTGGTTGAAGCCACCAATGTTATGGAGAACATGATTGGGAAAAATGTGCATCCGAATGTTTTCACTTACGGTATACTAGTTGATGGGTACTTCAAGGCAGGTAAGGTAGAAGCAGCTTTTGACATTTATAAGGAAATGAGGAGGAAAGGTCTAGAGCCGAACAACTTCATACTCGATGCTCTTGTAAATGGTTTGAGAAAACATGGGAGGATGGATGAAGCGGAGAGCTTATTTAAAGATATGATAGGTGGTGGATTATTGCCTGACCGTGTCAACTACACTTCTTTGATGGATGGTCTCTTCAAAGCGGGGAATACATCTGGAGCTTTCAAGATTGGCCAAGaaatgatggagaaaaatctAGCGCCTGATGTTGTCTCATACAATGTCTTCATCAATTGCCTCTGTAAGATGGGGAAGCATGATGAGGCATGGTCGTTTTACACAGAAATGAAAGATTTGGGCCTGGATCCCGACCAAGCTACGTACAACACCATGATTGTTTCGCATTGCAAAGAGGGAAAGATGGACAGAGCTCTTGAACTTTTTAATGCGATGAAGGTTAATGGGCTGATGCCGAATATCATCACATACAACTCCCTATTGGGAGGGCTTTGTGAGGTGAGGAACATGCAAATGGTGATTGATTTGATGAATGAAATGGCCAATTTGGGGTTTTGCCCGAACAACGCTACACATGGCATAGTGCTCCGTGCCTGTTCCAAGATGGATCGTGTAGATATCATTCTTCAAATACATGAGAGATTGTTAGCTACGGGACTCAAACCTGATCTAACAGTTTATAATACTCTAATCAGGATTTTATGCTCACATGGGATGACATGGAAAGCCACTTGTGTGTTGAAGGAGATGTCGAGAAGAGGAATTTCGGCAAATACCATCACTTACAATGCTTTCATTCATGGTTATTGCATGAGTGGCCATCTAAAGTGGGCATTTGCTTCGTATTCTAAAATGGTTCTTGAAGGGGTTACCCCAAACCTCACAACTTACAACACCATGCTCAATGGGCTCATGACTGCTGGCTTGATGCGAGAGGCCGACGAATTGATTGATGAGATGAAGAGACGGGGCTTTGTCCCTGATGCCGTTACCTATGGTTTGATGGTTGCAGGCCATGCAAAGAAAAGTAATAAGAAGGAATCCATTAGGCTTTACTGTGAAATGGTGAGGAAAGGTTTTATACCGAAGGTTGGTATATACAATGCACTTATTGCCGATTTCGCCAAGGTGGGCACGATGGATCAAGCTCGAGAATTTCTAAATGAAATGCAAAGGAGAGGGGTGATGCCGAACTCTTCGACGTATGACATACTGATAAGTGGGTGGTGCAAGCTGTCAAATGGAGCTGAGGTGAAAAGGCTGTTGAAAGAGATGAATGAGAAGGGGTTTGTTCCATGTGAAAGTACCCTTGGCTGTATTAGTAACATCTTTGCAAAACCAGGAAAGAAGAAGTATGCTCGGAGATTGTTAGGAAGATTGTATAAAAATCTAGAATAA